A stretch of Coregonus clupeaformis isolate EN_2021a chromosome 37, ASM2061545v1, whole genome shotgun sequence DNA encodes these proteins:
- the pcbd1 gene encoding pterin-4-alpha-carbinolamine dehydratase → MASKIQGLSEEERGHLLPLLRNAQWVEVVGRDAIYKEFIFKDFNQAFGFMSRVALQAEKMDHHPEWFNVYNKVQITLSTHDCGGLSQRDITLATFIDQASVL, encoded by the exons GCCAGTAAAATCCAGGGTttgagtgaggaggagagggggcactTACTCCCCCTGCTCAGGAACGCCCAGTGGGTGGAGGTGGTGGGAAGGGATGCCATCTACAAAGAGTTCATCTTCAAAGACTTCAACCAG GCCTTTGGCTTCATGTCCAGGGTGGCACTACAAGCTGAGAAGATGGACCATCACCCAGAGTGGTTTAATGTGTACAACAAG GTCCAGATCACACTCAGCACACATGACTGCGGGGGCCTCTCCCAGAGAGACATCACTCTGGCTACCTTCATCGACCAAGCATCTGTCCTCTGA